One window of Watersipora subatra chromosome 3, tzWatSuba1.1, whole genome shotgun sequence genomic DNA carries:
- the LOC137391977 gene encoding cyclin-dependent kinase 5 homolog, translating into MQKYERLEKIGEGTYGTVFKAKNAHTQEIVALKRVRLDEDDEGVPSSALRETCLLKELKQRNIVNLIEVLYSERKLTLVFEFCDMDLKKYFETLSTPIDQVTVQTLFYQLLRGVAFCHSKNVLHRDLKPQNILINKNGELKLADFGLARAFGIPVRCYSAEVVTLWYRPPDVLFGAKLYTTSIDVWSAACIFAELSTSGKPLFPGSDVDDQLQRIFKLLGTASESTWEGVSKLPEFKQFQEYPISMTWEQVVPNLNNAGTDLLQLMMVCDPSKRISAEVAYHHSYFDSLPNYIHLWYTD; encoded by the exons ATGCAAAAGTATGAAAGACTGGAGAAAATAGGAGAAG gtACATATGGAACAGTTTTTAAGGCCAAGAATGCTCATACTCAAGAAATAGTTGCACTGAAAAGGGTCAGGCTTGATGAAGATGATGAG GGTGTTCCAAGCTCTGCCCTGCGGGAGACATGCCTCTTGAAGGAGTTGAAACAACGGAATATTGTGAA TCTCATTGAGGTGTTATACAGTGAGAGGAAACTCACATTAGTATTCGAATTTTGTGATATGGATCTGAAGAAATACTTTGAGACTCTTTCCACACCCATAGACCAAGTGACTGTACAG ACCCTGTTCTACCAGCTACTACGTGGGGTTGCATTCTGTCATTCTAAGAATGTTCTTCATCGAGACTTAAAGCCACAAAACATTCTTATAAACAAG AATGGGGAGCTAAAACTGGCTGACTTTGGCCTGGCCAGAGCTTTTGGAATACCAGTTCGCTGTTACTCAGCAGAG GTGGTTACTCTATGGTATAGACCTCCAGATGTTCTCTTTGGTGCTAAACTCTACACAACTTCTATAGATGTCTGGTCTGCTGCATGCATCTTTGCAG AGTTGTCAACTTCTGGGAAGCCTCTGTTCCCTGGAAGTGATGTTGATGATCAATTGCAGAGGATATTTAAACTACTTGGGACTGCTTCCGAGTCTACTTGGGAAGGGGTCTCAAAGCTGCCTGAATTCAAG caGTTTCAGGAGTAcccaataagtatgacatgggAGCAGGTGGTGCCCAACCTCAACAATGCTGGAACAGATCTTTTACAG CTGATGATGGTTTGTGACCCAAGTAAAAGGATATCAGCCGAGGTGGCGTATCATCATTCTTATTTTGACTCTCTGCCCAATTATATTCACCTTTGGTACACTGACTAA